Proteins encoded together in one Stigmatella aurantiaca window:
- a CDS encoding serine/threonine-protein kinase — MAGPPTDGRTGKSSVKPRRPVSDESSRFSKALEQGTRIDRYVLLKAVGQGGMGTVYAAYDPELDRKVALKLLRPDKEGEEGSEGRARLLREAQAMARISHPNVITVHDVGTFGSQVFITLEFIQGQTLREWLRRQKHPWQQILQKFLEAGQGLVAAHRAGLVHRDFKPANVLISDSGRVYVTDFGLARLAEAAGQEEASFEADAAFEELSGGVLSSALTSAGVIVGTPQYMPPEQYLGNAGDARLDQFSFCASLYWALYGKRPFQPQQMAAVAAEVSQSLQAPGAQELRRKWPPGTIVQEPPRDARVPSWVRRAVLRGLSLGPEDRFASMEDLLTALSQHQRRGRRRRVLAAVGAAAVAGAGVALYVQQRGEQCTGSEPLMASVWGPAARQKLEAAFAATDKPFAPESARKVVQVLEGYAQGWTRMHTEACVATRIQGTQTEALLSLRMVCLDRRKRDFRALVGLLTEADAKVVERSVDAAAALPSLQACQDIESLTEQTPLPEDPARRATIERLGEQLSHIKALQDAGRYQPALKLARSIEPEVVATTYLPLQAELRYHLGWLLQQSGDAEAGLRELERAFDEAESSRSDRTRLEVLIKLIFTLADNGQPEQARRWGEVAVAVLHRLGGEPSLAGDLMGNLGSVALMQGRYQEATGYFEKARALRRDPLGTEDPKQAKVSYGLGLAALRQGEHARAIQMLGEALQQTQSAKGAQHPEMGSRHVMLATAYREGGDAAKALPHAEAALKLRKVALGADHPAVADALDELGECLLGLQRYEEAMEAFRKAVDIKGEKLGADHPDLSYSYDGMGKTLLARGQAAEAIAYLKQALAYENTEPEALAETGFRLAQALWETGKAPQSAREEALRARQGYAKLEKSQQVAQIDAWLQARKEPPAPPAPPPRPGRRPKR; from the coding sequence ATGGCTGGCCCCCCAACGGATGGAAGAACTGGAAAGTCCTCCGTCAAGCCCCGGCGGCCTGTCTCGGACGAGAGCTCCCGGTTCTCGAAGGCGCTGGAGCAGGGCACCCGGATCGACCGCTACGTCCTGCTGAAGGCCGTGGGGCAGGGCGGCATGGGCACCGTCTACGCCGCGTATGACCCAGAGCTGGACCGCAAGGTCGCCCTCAAGCTGCTGCGCCCCGACAAGGAGGGCGAGGAGGGCTCGGAGGGCCGCGCCCGGTTGCTGCGCGAGGCGCAGGCCATGGCCCGCATCTCCCACCCCAACGTCATCACCGTGCACGACGTGGGGACCTTTGGCTCCCAGGTCTTCATCACCCTGGAGTTCATCCAGGGGCAGACCCTGCGCGAGTGGCTGCGCCGGCAGAAGCACCCCTGGCAGCAGATCCTCCAGAAGTTCCTGGAGGCGGGCCAGGGGCTGGTGGCCGCCCACCGGGCGGGGCTGGTGCACCGGGACTTCAAGCCCGCCAACGTGCTCATCTCCGACAGCGGCCGGGTCTACGTCACGGACTTCGGCCTGGCCCGGCTGGCCGAGGCCGCGGGGCAGGAGGAGGCCTCCTTCGAGGCGGACGCCGCCTTCGAGGAGCTGTCCGGCGGGGTGCTCTCCTCGGCGCTGACGTCCGCCGGGGTCATCGTGGGCACGCCCCAGTACATGCCGCCCGAGCAGTACCTGGGCAACGCGGGCGACGCGCGGCTGGACCAGTTCAGCTTCTGCGCCTCGCTGTACTGGGCGCTCTACGGCAAGCGCCCCTTCCAGCCCCAGCAGATGGCGGCCGTGGCGGCCGAGGTCAGCCAGAGCCTCCAGGCGCCGGGCGCGCAGGAGCTGCGGCGCAAGTGGCCCCCCGGCACCATCGTCCAGGAGCCGCCGCGGGATGCGCGGGTGCCCTCCTGGGTGCGGCGCGCGGTGCTCCGGGGGCTGTCGCTGGGCCCGGAAGACCGCTTCGCCTCCATGGAGGACCTGCTGACGGCGCTGTCCCAGCACCAGCGGCGGGGCCGCCGTCGCCGGGTGCTCGCCGCGGTGGGGGCAGCGGCGGTGGCGGGCGCCGGGGTGGCGCTGTACGTCCAGCAGCGGGGCGAGCAGTGCACGGGCTCCGAGCCGCTCATGGCCTCCGTGTGGGGGCCCGCGGCGCGGCAGAAGCTCGAGGCGGCCTTCGCCGCCACGGACAAGCCCTTCGCCCCGGAGAGCGCCCGCAAGGTGGTCCAGGTGCTGGAGGGGTATGCCCAGGGCTGGACGCGCATGCACACCGAGGCCTGCGTGGCCACGCGCATCCAGGGGACGCAGACCGAGGCGCTGCTGTCCCTGCGCATGGTGTGCCTGGACCGGCGCAAGAGGGATTTCCGGGCGCTGGTGGGGCTGCTGACCGAGGCGGACGCCAAGGTGGTGGAGCGCTCGGTGGATGCCGCCGCGGCGCTCCCCTCGCTCCAGGCGTGCCAGGACATCGAGTCGCTGACCGAGCAGACCCCGCTGCCCGAGGACCCCGCGCGCCGCGCCACCATCGAGCGGCTCGGCGAGCAGCTCTCGCACATCAAGGCCCTCCAGGACGCGGGCCGCTACCAGCCCGCGCTGAAGCTGGCGCGGAGCATCGAGCCCGAGGTAGTGGCCACCACCTACCTGCCGCTGCAGGCGGAGCTGCGCTACCACCTGGGCTGGCTGCTGCAGCAGAGCGGGGACGCGGAGGCGGGCCTGCGCGAGCTGGAGCGGGCCTTCGACGAGGCGGAGTCCAGCCGCTCCGACCGCACGCGGCTGGAGGTCCTCATCAAGCTCATCTTCACCTTGGCCGACAACGGCCAGCCCGAGCAGGCCCGGCGCTGGGGCGAGGTGGCGGTGGCGGTCCTCCACCGGCTCGGCGGCGAGCCCTCGCTGGCCGGGGACCTGATGGGCAACCTGGGCAGCGTGGCCCTGATGCAGGGGCGCTACCAGGAGGCCACCGGCTATTTCGAGAAGGCGCGCGCGCTGCGGCGCGACCCCCTGGGCACCGAGGACCCGAAGCAGGCCAAGGTGAGCTACGGGCTGGGGCTGGCGGCACTGCGCCAGGGCGAGCATGCCCGCGCCATCCAGATGCTCGGCGAGGCGCTCCAGCAGACCCAGTCGGCCAAGGGCGCCCAGCACCCCGAGATGGGCAGCCGCCACGTCATGCTCGCCACCGCCTACCGCGAGGGCGGCGACGCGGCGAAGGCGCTGCCCCACGCCGAGGCCGCCCTGAAGCTGCGCAAGGTGGCCCTGGGCGCGGACCACCCGGCCGTGGCGGATGCGCTCGACGAGCTGGGCGAGTGTCTGCTGGGGCTCCAGCGCTATGAGGAGGCGATGGAGGCCTTCCGCAAGGCCGTGGACATCAAGGGCGAGAAGCTCGGGGCGGACCACCCGGACCTGTCCTACTCCTATGATGGGATGGGCAAGACGCTGCTGGCGCGCGGGCAGGCGGCGGAGGCCATCGCGTACCTGAAGCAGGCGCTCGCCTACGAGAACACCGAGCCCGAGGCGCTCGCGGAGACGGGCTTCCGCCTCGCCCAGGCGCTCTGGGAGACGGGCAAGGCCCCCCAGAGCGCCCGCGAGGAGGCGCTCCGGGCCCGCCAGGGCTACGCGAAGCTGGAGAAGTCCCAGCAGGTGGCGCAGATCGACGCGTGGCTCCAGGCACGCAAGGAGCCGCCCGCGCCGCCTGCGCCACCCCCGCGTCCCGGCCGGCGCCCGAAGCGCTGA
- a CDS encoding C39 family peptidase, translating to MSIRRSSTSESLPVQALRADAAAPLPHINQLRPKGAASSHYVNGPYNCAPAVVAMVARSWGKQGHLNDAQLINSLGKGVVTSKGTTPEGVAQMLGRIGVPLAGEALAGQYSDAALKQHLQQGNTLIAQVGVNDRATGQDSAHYVLIHKATADGNYVVSDPMANKPYVISPKQLREAVGRAPPDGGLLIPVGGPGNASAAATASSLASGQPVPAETARTDAFVGASRTSRGTAEMPLPSLLPTAPAARGEGATVLPSRAGAESLLQGLNTATLASTTGAFAGSPAASVPLEAPVPAAFSVPDNALEGIDTRFHEAAAAGPALPLSTAEQHNLASLDIRYGQESVQAAPVKEQITSQEQNVEQISRELLSRKERKDPELTRLLARLESSLFSKDRQVLNRIKREDLRDPGIGKKTWIDSF from the coding sequence ATGAGCATTCGCCGCTCGAGCACCAGTGAGTCGCTGCCGGTCCAAGCCCTTCGGGCGGACGCCGCTGCCCCCCTGCCGCACATCAACCAGCTCCGGCCCAAGGGGGCCGCTTCCTCCCATTACGTCAATGGCCCCTACAACTGCGCCCCGGCCGTCGTGGCCATGGTGGCGCGCAGCTGGGGCAAGCAGGGCCACCTCAACGACGCGCAGCTCATCAACAGCCTGGGCAAGGGCGTCGTCACCTCCAAGGGGACGACCCCGGAAGGGGTGGCGCAGATGCTGGGGCGCATCGGCGTGCCCCTGGCCGGCGAGGCCCTGGCGGGCCAGTACAGCGACGCGGCCCTCAAGCAGCACCTCCAGCAGGGCAACACCCTCATCGCCCAGGTGGGGGTGAATGACCGCGCCACCGGCCAGGACAGCGCGCACTACGTGCTCATCCACAAGGCCACGGCCGACGGCAACTACGTGGTGTCGGATCCGATGGCGAACAAGCCCTACGTCATCAGCCCCAAGCAGCTCCGCGAGGCGGTGGGCCGGGCGCCTCCGGACGGTGGCTTGCTCATCCCCGTGGGGGGCCCGGGCAACGCCTCGGCGGCCGCCACCGCCTCGTCCCTGGCCTCCGGGCAGCCCGTGCCGGCGGAGACGGCGCGGACGGACGCCTTCGTGGGGGCCTCGCGCACCTCGCGCGGCACGGCCGAGATGCCGCTGCCCTCCCTGCTGCCCACGGCGCCTGCGGCGCGGGGCGAAGGGGCCACCGTGCTTCCCTCGCGGGCCGGGGCGGAGTCCCTGCTCCAGGGGCTGAACACGGCGACGCTCGCGTCCACCACGGGCGCCTTCGCGGGCAGCCCGGCGGCGTCCGTCCCCCTGGAGGCGCCCGTGCCCGCGGCCTTCTCGGTGCCGGACAACGCGCTGGAGGGCATCGACACGCGCTTCCACGAGGCCGCGGCGGCCGGGCCGGCGCTGCCCCTGAGCACCGCGGAGCAGCACAACCTGGCCTCGCTCGACATCCGCTATGGGCAGGAGAGCGTGCAGGCCGCCCCCGTGAAGGAGCAGATCACCTCCCAGGAGCAGAACGTCGAGCAGATCTCCCGCGAGCTGCTCTCGCGCAAGGAGCGCAAGGACCCGGAGCTGACCCGGCTCCTGGCCCGGCTCGAGTCCAGCCTGTTCTCCAAGGACCGGCAGGTGCTCAACCGCATCAAGCGTGAGGACTTGAGGGATCCGGGCATCGGCAAGAAGACCTGGATCGACTCGTTCTGA
- a CDS encoding MJ1255/VC2487 family glycosyltransferase: MRILYGVVGEGMGHATRSRVLLEALTREHEVHIVVSGRAQQYLARSFQNVHGIWGLTLAYEGNSVKKWQTVLQNLQGAVAGLPGNIRRYFELVEQFRPEVVISDFETFSYLFAKAHRLPVISVDNMQIINRCSHEAGLLAGYEDSFEATRAIVKGKLPGAFHYLVTTFFYPPVRKERTTLAPSILRPEILEAKSEPGEHLLVYQTATTNTQLPVILQQSGMPCRIYGVRRHITEDEVEGNLTYRPFSEQGFIDDLRTARAVVAGGGYTLMSEAVYLHKPVLSIPVEGQFEQIINGLYLERLGYGMHARHLTADTLREFLARVPRCQEALKGYAQEGNTKMLTALREQLERAYAYRGHWRAEMAEQD, from the coding sequence ATGAGGATCCTCTATGGAGTGGTGGGCGAGGGCATGGGCCACGCGACGCGCTCCCGGGTACTGCTCGAGGCGCTCACCCGGGAGCACGAGGTTCACATCGTCGTGTCGGGCCGCGCCCAGCAGTACCTGGCCCGGAGCTTCCAGAACGTGCACGGCATCTGGGGGCTCACCCTGGCCTACGAGGGCAACTCGGTGAAGAAGTGGCAGACGGTGCTCCAGAACCTCCAGGGCGCGGTGGCCGGCCTGCCGGGCAACATCCGGCGGTACTTCGAGCTGGTGGAGCAGTTCCGGCCGGAGGTGGTCATCAGCGACTTCGAGACGTTCAGCTACCTGTTCGCCAAGGCGCACCGGCTGCCGGTCATCAGCGTGGACAACATGCAGATCATCAACCGGTGCAGCCACGAGGCGGGGCTCCTGGCGGGGTACGAGGATTCCTTCGAGGCCACGCGAGCCATCGTCAAGGGCAAGCTGCCGGGGGCGTTCCACTACCTCGTCACCACGTTCTTCTATCCGCCGGTGCGCAAGGAGCGCACCACGCTGGCCCCGTCCATCCTGCGCCCGGAAATCCTGGAGGCGAAGTCCGAGCCCGGAGAGCACCTGCTGGTGTACCAGACGGCCACCACCAACACGCAGCTGCCCGTGATTCTTCAGCAGAGCGGCATGCCCTGCCGCATCTACGGCGTGCGGCGCCACATCACCGAGGATGAGGTGGAGGGCAACCTCACCTACCGGCCCTTCAGCGAGCAGGGTTTCATCGATGACCTGCGCACCGCGCGCGCGGTGGTGGCCGGCGGGGGCTACACGCTGATGAGCGAGGCGGTCTACCTGCACAAGCCCGTGCTCTCGATTCCCGTGGAGGGCCAGTTCGAGCAGATCATCAACGGGCTCTACCTGGAGCGGCTGGGCTACGGGATGCATGCCCGGCACCTCACGGCGGACACGCTGCGGGAGTTCCTCGCGCGCGTGCCCCGCTGCCAGGAGGCGCTGAAGGGCTACGCGCAGGAGGGCAACACGAAGATGCTCACCGCCCTGCGCGAGCAGCTCGAACGGGCCTACGCCTACCGGGGGCACTGGCGGGCCGAGATGGCCGAGCAGGACTGA
- a CDS encoding LysR family transcriptional regulator: protein MQLESLKMFCDVVETGSFSRAAQLNHVTQSAVSQQIRALENRYEQKLLSRSARQVTPTPAGERLFRGCKEILARFAEVEQEIREQAAEVQGTTTVSTIYSVGLHELQSVQKQLLKTHPKVNMRLNYRRNDQVYDDVILGAAEIGIVAYPQPRAGVDILPFRDDKLAVVCAPSHPFSSKAKVSLTALSGVPFIAFDREAPTRKALDRLFREKNLDLNPVMEMDNVETIKRAVEMGLGVAILPLSTCQAEVQANSLVVKPFAEGTVSRPIGLLIRKGKYLDRASAAVLDAFKLAASSEE, encoded by the coding sequence ATGCAGCTCGAAAGCCTGAAGATGTTCTGTGATGTCGTGGAGACGGGCTCCTTCTCTCGCGCGGCGCAGCTGAACCACGTGACGCAGTCGGCGGTCAGCCAGCAGATTCGCGCGCTGGAGAACCGGTACGAGCAGAAGCTGCTGTCGCGCAGCGCACGCCAGGTCACCCCCACGCCCGCCGGCGAGCGGCTGTTCCGCGGCTGCAAGGAAATCCTGGCGCGCTTCGCGGAGGTGGAGCAGGAGATCCGCGAGCAGGCCGCCGAGGTGCAGGGCACCACCACCGTCTCCACCATCTACTCGGTGGGGTTGCACGAGCTGCAGAGCGTGCAGAAGCAGCTGCTCAAGACGCACCCCAAGGTGAACATGCGCCTGAACTACCGGCGCAATGATCAGGTCTACGACGACGTCATCCTCGGGGCTGCGGAGATTGGGATTGTCGCCTACCCGCAGCCGCGCGCCGGCGTGGACATCCTGCCGTTCCGCGACGACAAGCTGGCGGTGGTGTGCGCGCCCAGCCACCCGTTCTCCAGCAAGGCCAAGGTGAGCCTCACCGCGCTGTCGGGCGTGCCCTTCATCGCCTTCGACCGCGAGGCCCCCACGCGCAAGGCGCTGGACCGGCTCTTCCGCGAGAAGAACCTGGACCTCAACCCCGTGATGGAGATGGACAACGTCGAGACCATCAAGCGCGCGGTGGAGATGGGGCTCGGGGTGGCCATCCTCCCGCTGTCCACGTGCCAGGCCGAGGTGCAGGCCAACTCGCTGGTGGTGAAGCCGTTCGCCGAGGGCACCGTCTCGCGCCCCATCGGCCTGCTCATCCGCAAGGGCAAGTACCTGGACCGGGCCTCCGCCGCGGTGCTCGACGCCTTCAAGCTGGCCGCCTCCAGCGAGGAGTAG
- a CDS encoding SDR family NAD(P)-dependent oxidoreductase, translated as MAERHTKESSRFTFGTFAAAGLGTVLGLRALLRTNTSFQNKTVLITGGSRGLGFVLARRFLREGARVAICGREEATLARARVELDALGGQSMTLTCDVTDPVQVEAMVAEVQETLGPVDVLVNNAGIIQAGPIESMTLEDFQEAFNIHLWAPLYTTLAVLPGMKKRQQGRIINISSIGGKISVPHLVPYSASKFALVGLSDGMRAELAQDGIQVTTVCPGLIRTGSPRNATFKGNHEAEYAWFSVSDSLPGLSMNAERVAKKIIEASRRGDAEVLVGLPAKLGALARALAPNLTASLLAFANRHLPQDSSPERFKGHQSETPLTRSWLTELSRRAAERNNENGVPVH; from the coding sequence ATGGCCGAGCGCCACACGAAGGAATCCTCGCGCTTCACCTTTGGAACATTCGCCGCCGCCGGGCTCGGCACGGTGCTGGGGCTCCGGGCCCTGCTGCGCACGAACACGAGCTTCCAGAACAAGACGGTGCTCATCACCGGAGGCTCCCGGGGACTGGGCTTCGTGCTCGCGCGGCGCTTCCTCCGGGAGGGCGCGCGCGTGGCCATCTGCGGCCGGGAGGAGGCCACGCTGGCGCGCGCCCGCGTGGAGCTGGATGCCCTGGGGGGCCAGTCCATGACCCTCACGTGCGATGTGACGGACCCCGTCCAGGTGGAGGCGATGGTCGCCGAAGTCCAGGAGACGCTGGGGCCCGTGGACGTGCTGGTGAACAACGCCGGCATCATCCAGGCGGGCCCCATCGAGTCCATGACGCTCGAGGACTTCCAGGAGGCCTTCAACATCCACCTCTGGGCCCCGCTCTACACGACGCTCGCGGTGCTGCCGGGGATGAAGAAGCGCCAGCAGGGGCGCATCATCAACATCTCCTCCATCGGCGGCAAGATCAGCGTGCCGCACCTGGTGCCCTACAGCGCGAGCAAGTTCGCCCTGGTGGGGCTGTCGGACGGGATGCGCGCGGAGCTGGCGCAGGACGGCATCCAGGTCACCACCGTGTGCCCGGGGCTCATCCGCACCGGCAGCCCGCGCAACGCCACATTCAAGGGCAACCACGAGGCGGAGTACGCCTGGTTCTCCGTGAGCGACTCCCTGCCCGGCCTCTCGATGAACGCCGAGCGCGTGGCGAAGAAGATCATCGAGGCCAGCCGCCGGGGCGACGCCGAGGTGCTGGTGGGCCTGCCCGCGAAGCTGGGCGCCCTGGCGCGCGCGCTGGCCCCGAACCTGACGGCCTCCCTGCTGGCGTTCGCCAACCGCCACCTGCCGCAGGACAGCAGCCCGGAGCGCTTCAAGGGCCACCAGAGCGAGACGCCGCTCACGCGCTCGTGGCTGACGGAGCTGTCGCGCCGGGCCGCCGAGCGCAACAACGAGAACGGGGTGCCCGTCCACTGA
- a CDS encoding dihydroneopterin aldolase: MSEWLNLPRVTDAQGHALDVIELRNLAVDCIVGLYPRERIAAQPLRLDVALFLEAPKAPEAGHRLPAAHDGRLAGELLFLLEACRFKVLESAAETVARYVLLSSLPEAPHAQVRAATVRVTKPHALAGLAVPSLQVHRTAEELGAPAPAASGGMDFVHEGPGYSVYRLHVGPGRTAAHAFAPPGEQAELVLGAGLLLNGAPVARGMAFHWPGGTVREYGNPTSTAQAILCVSLPRFFPLVEGAPLPAGAPPVQGRSYYPAGAGGPSAHR; the protein is encoded by the coding sequence ATGAGCGAATGGCTGAACCTGCCCCGGGTTACGGATGCCCAGGGCCACGCGCTGGATGTCATCGAGCTGCGGAACCTGGCGGTGGATTGCATCGTGGGGCTCTACCCGCGCGAGCGCATCGCCGCCCAGCCCCTGCGGCTGGATGTGGCCCTGTTCCTGGAGGCGCCCAAGGCCCCGGAGGCCGGGCACCGGCTGCCCGCCGCGCACGATGGGCGCCTGGCCGGCGAGCTGCTGTTCCTCCTGGAGGCGTGCCGCTTCAAGGTGCTGGAGTCGGCGGCGGAGACGGTGGCCCGCTATGTGTTGCTGTCCTCCTTGCCGGAGGCGCCGCATGCCCAGGTCCGGGCGGCCACGGTGCGCGTCACCAAGCCCCACGCGCTCGCGGGGCTGGCGGTGCCGTCCTTGCAGGTGCACCGCACGGCGGAGGAGCTCGGGGCCCCGGCGCCCGCCGCTTCGGGGGGCATGGACTTCGTCCACGAGGGGCCGGGCTACAGCGTCTACCGGCTGCACGTTGGACCGGGACGCACCGCCGCCCATGCCTTCGCGCCGCCCGGAGAGCAGGCGGAGCTGGTGCTGGGCGCAGGGTTGCTGCTGAACGGTGCGCCCGTGGCGCGCGGCATGGCCTTCCACTGGCCCGGGGGCACCGTCCGCGAGTACGGCAACCCCACCTCCACCGCGCAGGCCATTCTCTGCGTCAGCCTGCCGCGGTTCTTCCCGCTGGTGGAGGGGGCGCCGCTCCCCGCTGGAGCGCCCCCGGTGCAGGGGCGCTCCTACTACCCCGCTGGCGCGGGGGGACCGTCAGCTCACCGGTAG
- a CDS encoding bifunctional SulP family inorganic anion transporter/carbonic anhydrase, translated as MQQKEHFGRTRAAGPSTMRLDLGIRSLLPEWKALFSTKYLKEDLRAGLTVAAIAIPFTLAIALASGVSPHMGMVTAILAGVVCALFGGTPLTISGPAVAMSVLIANAVYQYGLGGMLLIGLVVGILQVLTGMFGLGRIVRFVPLPVAAGFTAGIGAIIFIWQLPRAFGLVSPDEGQVVEVLTHLGQLIHEFHPGALVLASLTLALCLGLPRVWPRLPAPLIAVALSALINVGLGLQADTVGEISRFLPSPQLPHLPEGNLMPLLGTALIVYALGSLEALFAGAAVNRVIKDLRHDTDQELVGQGLGNAVVALFGGIPITAVAVRSKTNAQEGARTRRSSIIHSLTLLAVLALFAPFIAYIPIASLAGVLLFLALGMMRLRELKALWKVSRTDAAIFGVTFITIVLVDFTLGVQAGILAALAIAAVRLSQTQGRLIQRETPAAYRAALTGPLTFMSSSKLETVRDQAIKQGSSRGVVIDMSDVTSVDASGAAMLTTLVTDLLAANIKVVLQAPRPELQQVLIRQENGQALQPLFALTETDVATILQGTGYLSVRERLVYGVERFRQDSLQRYGPIFDRLAHGQTPHSLFITCADSRISPNLITSTDPGELFIVRNVGNLVPPASSPASAAVSSAVEYAVNVLKVTDIIVCGHSACGAMTALIARKPPEGLPSVASWLKEAEPVLEHLAQDCSPEDAAKQSALAQMQNVLTYPGMREKVESGQVRLHAWFYDMVRSELLEWSASAGRYLPLGNPEEPVSQEADGQPRPPGEPLLPVS; from the coding sequence ATGCAGCAGAAAGAGCACTTCGGAAGAACGCGGGCCGCGGGCCCCTCCACGATGCGCCTGGACCTGGGCATCCGTTCCCTTTTGCCTGAGTGGAAGGCGCTCTTCTCAACGAAGTATCTCAAGGAGGATCTGCGCGCGGGGCTCACCGTGGCCGCCATCGCCATCCCCTTCACCCTGGCCATCGCGCTCGCCTCGGGCGTCTCGCCCCACATGGGCATGGTGACGGCCATTCTGGCCGGCGTGGTGTGCGCCCTGTTCGGCGGCACGCCCCTGACGATCAGCGGCCCGGCGGTGGCCATGTCGGTGCTCATCGCCAATGCCGTGTACCAGTACGGGCTGGGGGGCATGCTCCTCATTGGCCTGGTGGTGGGCATCCTCCAGGTGCTGACGGGCATGTTCGGCCTGGGGCGCATCGTCCGCTTCGTGCCCCTGCCGGTGGCCGCAGGCTTCACCGCGGGCATCGGCGCCATCATCTTCATCTGGCAGTTGCCGCGGGCCTTCGGCCTGGTGTCGCCGGATGAGGGCCAGGTGGTGGAGGTGCTCACGCACCTGGGGCAGCTCATCCACGAGTTCCATCCCGGCGCGCTCGTGCTGGCCTCGCTGACGCTGGCCCTGTGCCTGGGGCTGCCGCGCGTGTGGCCCCGGCTGCCCGCGCCGCTCATCGCGGTGGCCCTCTCCGCGCTCATCAACGTGGGGCTGGGCCTGCAGGCCGATACGGTGGGGGAGATCTCCCGCTTCCTGCCCAGCCCGCAGCTGCCGCACCTGCCGGAGGGCAACCTCATGCCGCTGCTGGGCACCGCGCTCATCGTCTACGCGCTCGGCTCGCTGGAGGCGCTGTTCGCCGGGGCGGCCGTGAACCGCGTCATCAAGGATCTGCGCCACGACACGGATCAGGAGCTGGTGGGCCAGGGGCTCGGCAACGCGGTGGTGGCGCTGTTTGGCGGCATCCCCATCACGGCCGTGGCCGTGCGCTCGAAGACGAACGCGCAGGAGGGGGCCCGGACCCGGCGCTCCTCCATCATCCACTCCCTGACGCTGCTGGCCGTGCTGGCGCTCTTCGCGCCCTTCATCGCCTACATCCCCATCGCCTCGCTGGCCGGCGTGCTCCTGTTCCTGGCGCTGGGCATGATGCGCCTGCGCGAGCTGAAGGCACTGTGGAAGGTGTCGCGCACGGACGCGGCCATCTTCGGCGTCACCTTCATCACCATCGTGCTGGTGGACTTCACCCTGGGCGTGCAGGCCGGCATCCTCGCGGCGCTGGCCATCGCCGCGGTGCGGCTCAGCCAGACCCAGGGCCGCCTGATTCAGCGGGAGACGCCCGCCGCCTACCGCGCCGCGCTCACGGGCCCCCTCACGTTCATGTCCTCCTCGAAGCTGGAGACGGTGCGCGACCAGGCCATCAAGCAGGGCTCCTCGCGGGGCGTCGTCATCGACATGTCGGACGTGACGTCGGTGGATGCCTCGGGCGCGGCCATGTTGACCACGCTGGTGACGGACCTGCTGGCCGCGAACATCAAGGTCGTGCTCCAGGCCCCGCGGCCCGAGCTGCAGCAGGTGCTCATCCGCCAGGAGAACGGCCAGGCGCTGCAGCCGCTCTTCGCCCTCACCGAGACGGACGTGGCCACCATCCTCCAGGGCACGGGCTACCTCTCGGTCCGGGAGCGGCTGGTGTACGGCGTGGAGCGGTTCCGCCAGGACAGCCTGCAGCGGTATGGGCCCATCTTCGACCGGCTCGCCCATGGGCAGACGCCCCACTCGCTGTTCATCACCTGCGCCGACAGCCGCATCAGCCCCAACCTCATCACCTCCACGGACCCCGGCGAGCTCTTCATCGTGCGCAACGTCGGGAACCTGGTGCCCCCGGCCAGCTCGCCCGCGTCGGCCGCCGTGTCCAGCGCCGTCGAATACGCGGTGAACGTGTTGAAGGTGACCGACATCATCGTCTGCGGCCACTCGGCCTGCGGGGCGATGACGGCCCTGATTGCCCGGAAGCCGCCGGAGGGGCTGCCCAGCGTGGCCTCCTGGCTCAAGGAGGCCGAGCCAGTGCTGGAGCACCTGGCCCAGGACTGCTCCCCCGAGGATGCCGCCAAGCAGAGCGCGCTCGCCCAGATGCAGAACGTGCTCACCTACCCGGGCATGCGGGAGAAGGTGGAGTCCGGACAGGTCCGCCTCCACGCGTGGTTCTATGACATGGTGCGCTCGGAGCTGCTGGAGTGGTCTGCCTCCGCGGGCCGCTACCTGCCCCTGGGCAACCCGGAGGAGCCCGTCTCGCAAGAGGCGGACGGACAGCCCCGCCCCCCGGGCGAGCCCTTGCTACCGGTGAGCTGA